Within Gammaproteobacteria bacterium, the genomic segment ACCGGCAGCGGAAACGGCAAGCCCCGGCCAGTGCTTGCCCTGTCAATGGATTGACGCGCACATTTCGCCCCCTTGTTCTCCCAACTGATTTTTTATCTGATTGTTTTAACACAATAATAACCACTTGCCGGCAACATTGGCCGGATTCTGGCACATTTCTGGCTTAGTCGGGCGCAGACTGTCCAGGAGATCAGCCCATGTCTACGCCTCAAGCCCTAGAAACCGGGTCATCGTTTACCCATTTCAATCCCGATGCCGTCAACCTGGCCCTGAGCGGGCGCGCCAGCAACGACAGCACTGACCCGGGCCTGAACGCGGCACTCAAGCTTAACACCATTTTACAAACCACCCTGGACGTCAACACCATCATCAGGCTGTTCGCCGCCGAGCTGGGCGGCCTGGTGCACCACGACCACTTCCGCTACCGCAACCCCGCCTACCAGCTGGACCTGGGCTGGGGCAAGGACGCCCGCCACTCCTGCAGCTACCGGCTCATCGTCCATGAGGAGATGCTGGGGGAGCTGATTCTTCAGCGCCGCACCAAATTCACCGGGCGGGAGGCGATGATAATCGAAAAACTGCTGTGCGGCCTGGTTTACCCGCTGCGCAATGCCTTGCTCTATCTCAGCGCTGTGCGCGCCGCCCATCGTGACCCGCTCACCGGGGTGAGCAACCGCGCCGCCATGGACGATGCCCTGGTGCGGGAGATTGAAATGAGCCGGCGCCACGGCACACCCTTGTCCCTGATCGTGCTGGACATCGATAAATTCAAAACCATCAACGACACCCATGGCCACGCCAGCGGCGACGATGTGCTCAAAGCCTTTGCCGACACCGTTGGCGGTCTGATCCGCAAAACCGACATCCTGTTCCGCTATGGCGGCGAGGAGTTCGTGGTATTGCTCAGCAACACCGGTGCCGGCGGCGCGGAGCTGCTGGCCGAGCGCCTGCGCCAGGGTGTGGAGCAAACGGTCTTTGCCACCGCCAGCGGTCCCCTGCCCGTCACCGTCAGCGCCGGCGTGGCCACCCTCAAAGACGGCGACGACCCGGTAACCCTGCTGACCCGTGCCGACAAAGCCCTGTATCAGGCCAAAAACACCGGCCGCAACCGTATCTGCATCGCCGCCCAGCCCGCCTGAACCCACACCGCCACCGCCATTTACAGACCCCGCCCGGAGGCGCATACTGTCGCCTTTTTTGGCGAGCGTTCAAACCCTTATGTCCATCCGCGGGCTCCCTCCCGAGTGGTGGCCGCAAAGCGGCGTGCTACTCACCTGGCCTCACATTGACAGCGACTGGGGGCCGGTTCTAAAGCAAGTGGAAGCCGTCTACACCCGTCTGGTCCGACACATCAGCGCCCGGCAGCGCGTGCTGCTCTGCGTCCGCGATACCGCACACCGCGAGCACGTGAGGGCCCGTCTGCAAAACAGCGCTGTCCGGCTGGAATACGTGCACACCGCCTGCCTGGCCACCGACGACACCTGGACCCGCGATTACGGCCCCATCACCGTGCTGGAAAACGGCCGTCCGCTGTTGCTGGATTTCACCTTCAACGGCTGGGGCGGCAAATTCGCGGCTGAAGCGGACAACGCGGTCACCGGCCTGCTCCATCGTCGCGGTTTTTTCGGGGCCACACCCCTGGCCAGGGTAGAGCTGGTGTTGGAAGGGGGGAGCATCGATACCGACGGCCGCGGCACCCTGCTCACCACGGAGCGCTGTCTGCTGACGCCCCGCCGCAACCCGGGACTGGACCGCGCGACGCTGGCAGCACGCCTGCGCACAGCGCTCGGCGTGCAGCGCGTGCTGTGGCTGCGCCACGGCCATCTGGCGGGGGACGACACCGACGGCCACATCGACACCCTGGCGCGCTTTTGCGATGCGCGCACTATCGCCTATACCGCCTGTGACGATCCCCGGGATGAGCACTACGACGACTTGAAAGCCATGGAAGCCGAACTGGCCGGCTGGCGCGACCCGGACAACCGCCCCTACCGGCTGCTCACCCTCCCCTGGCCCCACCCCAAATACGACGCCGACGGCCGCCGCCTGCCGGCCTCTTATGCGAACTTTCTCATCATCAACGGCGCGGTGTTGGTCCCGACCTACGACGACCCCGCCGATGCGGATGCACTGACCCGCCTGGGCAGGGCCTTCCCTGACCGGGAAATCATTGCTGTACCCTGCCTGCCTTT encodes:
- a CDS encoding agmatine deiminase family protein → MSIRGLPPEWWPQSGVLLTWPHIDSDWGPVLKQVEAVYTRLVRHISARQRVLLCVRDTAHREHVRARLQNSAVRLEYVHTACLATDDTWTRDYGPITVLENGRPLLLDFTFNGWGGKFAAEADNAVTGLLHRRGFFGATPLARVELVLEGGSIDTDGRGTLLTTERCLLTPRRNPGLDRATLAARLRTALGVQRVLWLRHGHLAGDDTDGHIDTLARFCDARTIAYTACDDPRDEHYDDLKAMEAELAGWRDPDNRPYRLLTLPWPHPKYDADGRRLPASYANFLIINGAVLVPTYDDPADADALTRLGRAFPDREIIAVPCLPLLQQNGSLHCVTMQLPKGVLTTPCPEPSPITSFEKGEPEGVSNSARPPR
- a CDS encoding GGDEF domain-containing protein; this encodes MSTPQALETGSSFTHFNPDAVNLALSGRASNDSTDPGLNAALKLNTILQTTLDVNTIIRLFAAELGGLVHHDHFRYRNPAYQLDLGWGKDARHSCSYRLIVHEEMLGELILQRRTKFTGREAMIIEKLLCGLVYPLRNALLYLSAVRAAHRDPLTGVSNRAAMDDALVREIEMSRRHGTPLSLIVLDIDKFKTINDTHGHASGDDVLKAFADTVGGLIRKTDILFRYGGEEFVVLLSNTGAGGAELLAERLRQGVEQTVFATASGPLPVTVSAGVATLKDGDDPVTLLTRADKALYQAKNTGRNRICIAAQPA